In the genome of Deltaproteobacteria bacterium CG11_big_fil_rev_8_21_14_0_20_49_13, one region contains:
- a CDS encoding peroxiredoxin, which translates to MTEMCAVKVGQVVPNFEIETYEPKTGEFGTISLENLKKNRKWTVLFFYPADYTFVCPTELADVAEKCDELIKAGAEVISVSTDTKFVHLAWKREEKLLSKVKFTMGADPTGNVSRLFGVYDENTGLALRGTFIISPEGKLVANEVNFYNVGRNAAELLRRVKANAYLANHPEEACPANWNDGARTLKPGSKLVGRVSESLNK; encoded by the coding sequence ATGACAGAAATGTGTGCAGTAAAAGTAGGCCAGGTGGTACCCAATTTTGAAATAGAGACCTATGAGCCAAAAACGGGTGAGTTTGGAACTATTTCGCTCGAAAATCTTAAGAAGAACAGAAAATGGACGGTTCTTTTCTTCTACCCCGCGGATTACACGTTCGTTTGTCCGACGGAGCTGGCCGATGTGGCCGAAAAGTGCGACGAGCTCATAAAGGCCGGGGCAGAAGTGATATCGGTATCAACCGATACGAAGTTCGTTCATCTTGCATGGAAACGTGAAGAAAAACTTCTCTCAAAGGTAAAGTTCACAATGGGCGCCGATCCTACGGGCAACGTCTCAAGACTTTTCGGCGTTTATGATGAAAATACCGGCCTTGCTTTGAGGGGAACCTTCATTATCAGCCCGGAAGGGAAACTTGTTGCAAATGAGGTCAATTTTTATAATGTAGGAAGGAACGCGGCGGAACTCTTAAGAAGGGTGAAGGCCAATGCCTATCTTGCAAATCATCCGGAAGAGGCGTGCCCCGCAAATTGGAACGACGGCGCAAGGACATTAAAGCCGGGTTCAAAACTTGTCGGAAGAGTAAGTGAAAGTTTAAATAAATAA
- a CDS encoding transcriptional repressor: MNTNKEYRETAQRQVILDILCSTKSHPTVDWIYEKAKKDFPKLSLGTVYRNLKILKEQGKIQELPFGDTYDHFDGNALPHPHFVCKKCGSVVDLRMAQPDSLMKIAEDKSGFDIESYSMTFYGLCDKCK, from the coding sequence ATGAATACTAATAAGGAATATAGAGAGACGGCGCAGAGGCAGGTGATATTAGATATTCTCTGTTCTACCAAGTCTCACCCGACGGTCGACTGGATATATGAGAAGGCGAAGAAGGATTTTCCAAAACTATCTCTGGGGACGGTCTACAGAAACTTAAAGATATTAAAGGAGCAGGGAAAGATCCAAGAGCTTCCCTTTGGCGATACTTATGACCATTTTGACGGGAACGCTCTGCCGCATCCCCATTTTGTATGTAAAAAATGCGGTTCTGTTGTCGATCTTCGCATGGCCCAGCCCGATTCTTTAATGAAGATAGCAGAAGATAAGAGCGGGTTTGATATAGAAAGTTACAGCATGACCTTTTACGGTCTGTGCGATAAATGCAAATAA